AGATAGTTAGCCGCAATTCCAGCTATCCAAGTAGGCAAATTTGAATCGGCTCCCCACTGGGTACTTAGATTGGAAAAAAAACCGTTAGGAACAATCCCGTTAGACGCATCAATGAGCATATTCATTTTTGCGGATGAATTTAGTCCTGAAATAGTTTCACGTACAATAGGGTAATTGAGTAGAGTTCCATAACCTCCTGCGCTTTGTCCGGTCACGAATACATTCTGAACTTGAGGATACTCTGTCTGAATATACTTTAATACAGAAAGCACATTATCATAACCTTTATGTTTTACCACTACCGATGATCCCGTAGTTGGATCGATATAAGTCATATCTTTGGAGCCGAAGTGTAGATCACCAGTGCAATAGGGAATAAAAACTACATCATAATCTTTGAATGGATTGGAGCCGTTATTTGTATTCATTACACCTTGAAAGACGAATTTTACGAACAAATCCGGAGTCTTTTCGAGCTGATTAAAATAAGTAGTCGTATTATTTCCAAAACAGTTATACCCACTCCAACAAGCTCCTCCTCCCATAAAATTGATGAGCAGTTTGTCATTGGATGTTTTTACTTTTTTCCTATAGAATGAAAACGTTTTATTTTCGGTAGAACCGGAGCAAGAAGGGTTATAGGCTCTATTTGAATAATTGGCTCCGGAAATGGTAATGGTTCCAGGAGAAGGAGTAATCTTTTCGTAAGGATTGTATAAAAGATCGGCTAAGACTAATGCTAAGAGAGTTTTGTCTTGATCATCATCGTCTTTTTTACAATTTATAAAGGTAAGAAATAGACAAATCGTTGTTATATATAGAATCCATCGTTTCATTTTTTTAAGCTCCTTTTCCTCTTTCCAATTTTTGATTCTTCAATCATAGAACTCTTAGGTAAGAAAGTCAATCGATACCGGAAAAAATTGGACTCGGTTTTAAAACGTTCTTGGAACTTTAGAGTTTTTATAAAACAAACAATGAAGTTTAGGTTT
This genomic window from Leptospira kirschneri serovar Cynopteri str. 3522 CT contains:
- a CDS encoding pectin acetylesterase-family hydrolase, whose translation is MKRWILYITTICLFLTFINCKKDDDDQDKTLLALVLADLLYNPYEKITPSPGTITISGANYSNRAYNPSCSGSTENKTFSFYRKKVKTSNDKLLINFMGGGACWSGYNCFGNNTTTYFNQLEKTPDLFVKFVFQGVMNTNNGSNPFKDYDVVFIPYCTGDLHFGSKDMTYIDPTTGSSVVVKHKGYDNVLSVLKYIQTEYPQVQNVFVTGQSAGGYGTLLNYPIVRETISGLNSSAKMNMLIDASNGIVPNGFFSNLSTQWGADSNLPTWIAGIAANYLTVGNPSIQDFFTKVSTHYNGSGDKTGQYTATFDGNQRFFYKVMNIINSAPTYSDEKTTDPYDSSKTYSSLFGDSDGSSVPDGTTASTDGSSCGWTQQAVTSMNGISAGTTNYSYYIAPGDVHTITTSEDMYKVDSGGTNFVTWLTTLSTGAKPGNAKCTNNGGNCANSNFTKSKINLTLNAATSDQSYANNTDLATTCRPIVGL